In Paludibaculum fermentans, the genomic stretch CAGGGTCTCGATCTCATCGTCCCGCCCGTACAGCTTCTCGGGGATCATCAGGCGATCCGGGATGTCGTGCGCCCCTAGCGCGAAATTGTCGATACGTCTCTGGGACTCCCACTGCGATAGACACTGCCGCAGATCGCTCTCAACGCCCGCCGCGGTCTGATAGCGTTCCTCCGCCGCTTTGGCCAGCAGCTTCATCGTCATCGCCGACACAGGAACTGGGACACGGCTCAAGCGCTCGGCGGGCGCCACCGGTTGTCGAGCGATGTGGGAGTGCACCCATTCCATCGGATCGGAAGCCGTGAACGGAAGGCTGCCAGTCAGCATCTCGTAGAACGTGACTCCAAGTGAGTAAAGGTCGCTGCGGGAATCGATCGAACGATTCACTCTTCCTGTTTGCTCTGGCGCCATATAGGCGAGCGTTCCCGCAATAAATTCGGGGGGCTCGGGAGACTGGCGTTCCCGCGGGAGTCGTGAGGCGATTCCGAATCCGGTGAGACGGACGAGAGCGGTGTCAGGGTCCACGAGGACGTTGGCAGGCTTGAGATCCTTGTGGATCAGCCCACACCCGTGGAGTCGACCGAGGGCGCCGGAAAGTGCTACGGCAAGACGGAGGAACTGGCCGATCTCCATCGGCTCTTGGACGAGGCGCTCAAGGGGTGCTCCTCCGGCGTAGTCCACAACCAGCATCGGCTGTCCGTGCTCGCGGGAGAGATCCACTGGCCGCAACGCCCAAGTGGGGTCCAAATGCTCTCGAATTGCATACTCATGTGTCAGGCGATTGACGTTCTCGATGTTTGATCGTTCAGTGCTGGAAGAGATGGGGATGAACGTGTGTACCTCTGTCGCGGCGTCCTTCCGTTTCAGTTTGCAGAAGGCACGGCCGGCGTCTCGCCACAGCACATCTAGCGAGTCGTCTTCCCACGCAGCGCCTAACAAAACGGATGCCTTCATCGCGCCTGCCCGCATCTCAGGGCAAGAAGTTTTAGGACGTTATCAACTTCATACTGCATGATGAATTGAATCTCCTCGTCAGACACGTGCGACTACTCGGTGCGCCAAAAACAAGCAGGCACCGATTGCAGTTTTTTGGGTCCTCTGTCGGCCCACTCCTGAACGCAAAGGCGACGATCGCCTATACCGCTCTCAAGAGTCGCATGCGAGCGCGGTGAGCAGTGGTGATGCCCAGGTTGATTGTTCCACAACTGGCGTTCCGATCAAATCGGAAATGGGCCGCACACAGTAAACTTAGATAGGCGAAGCCTCTCCGCTCGGCCCGAATACGAGACATCATTCAGAATCCATTCAGGTGCGACATTAAGGTGCGACCCCACTTGCCTTCGTGCCAGATCCCCACCGAATCCCCAGCTGTGCGCTGATCCCGGCCACCTCACACAAATCCCTCTGAATCCCTAAAATGAGATCTCTCTCCGTTACTCTCCGGGTGGCGGGCATCCGCGGAATGCGGGTCGCCCCGAGCCGGCCTTCCCCTCCAGTTTTGGCATGTTGCCGCTTTTGGTAACAGGCAAGGCGACCGTACTCACCTTTCTCGCCACAGCCAAAACAAATCGCAGCCCCGCCTCTCAGTCGGGCCCGCCCATACCAGCCACCCGGCCCCCCCTGCGCCAACCCCTCCCCCAAGTTCTAGCCTGCATCCAGAGCCGAGGATTCCCCCCCTGGCCCCACCACCACTCCCCCCCCCCTGTTTCCCTCATGAAGCTTCCTTCAGTCACCGCGGAATCAAATCTTTATTTCCTTTATATTCAACAAACCTCTCCCCAAAACACCCCTCAACCCACCCGTTACCCTGGAATCGCGCCGGCTCCCACGCCGGCTTTTTTTATTTCTACGGAGATTCGTCATCATGGCTTCCGCCGCCCAGATCACCGCCAACCAGGCCAATGCCCAACGGTCCACCGGACCCGTCACAACCCAGGGCAAAGCCCGTTCCGCCCAGAACGCCCGCCGCCACGGCCTCACCGCGCGCACCCCCCACATCTCGGAAGACGACCGCGCCGAATTCGCCGCCCTCGAAGCTCGTCTCCTCCGCGAGACCCACCCCAAGTCCTGTCTCGAGGAAGAGGTCTTCCACCGCATCCTCGCCCATACCTGGAACCTCCGCCGCATCGAATCCTTCGAGTCCGCCATCCTCGCCGAAACGGACCCAATCGCCTTCTCCGAGACTGATGCCGCCCGCCTGAACCACTTCGCCCGCTATCGCCGCGACCTCGAGCGCTCCCTCTACCGCGCTATGAACGAACTCCGCAAACTCCAGACCGAACGGGCTTCTCTCCAGTTCCAGGGACCTTTTGCCATCCATGCCATCGCCGAATCCACGCCAATGGCGGAGGTGACCACCCTGCTGCCGCAGCTCCGCGAGGTCTTCAGCGGATCCCATACCGACCAGGTCACGGCCCGCGTCCGCTTCACAACCGGTTCCAAAACCGCTGTCCAGTTCAGCAAGTCCTTGACCGCCAAGTGGCTCAAGAAGGTCAGGGCCGGCGGATCAGCGGCCACGCCCGCCGCCTGAGAAGCTCAGCCGCTTCCCACGAAACAAAGCCAGTCTCCGCCGCAAAAAAAATCGCCCGGGTCACGACCAATGCGTGCCCGGGCATGCTCTTCGAAAAATGAATATTGACTTCACGTCGTGGGGGCGCCAGCCCCCGAGCCACAGGAGTGTCTCTATCCGGGTAAGTCTCCCGCCACGGTTCGGGCGAGCCCCGCCAATGGCGCTGGCTTCACCCCCCCACAGGGCGGAATGGCCACAACTGGAGGCCGTGGCTGGAGGAGGCGGCGGGCTCTGCTGGGGCAGAGCCCGCCGGGGATGACCCTGCCGGAAACTCGTTCCGCGCAGCTCTCCCTCTTCCGCCGCCCACCCCGGGCACGCCTGCGGCCGGGCCGTCCGCGGGGCAGTTCCGCCACACGGCCATCGCCTCAGTCGCCTAGAACGTGGCTCGCACGCCCAACTGCACCAGGCGCGGATTGTTCACCTGTGTGGTGATCAGCCCAAACTGCGCACTGGTATACGTCGTATTCGGGTTCCCGAAAATCGGCGTATTCGTCGCATTCAACGCCTCCGCCCGGAACTGCGCCTTCACCCGCTCCCGGATGCTGAACGTCTTGAAGATCGACAGATCCAGGTTGCGCGTCGCCGGCCCTCGCACATTCAGGAACCGGCTGATGTTGCCGAAGCTGAACTGCGCGGACTGCGAGAACGCCGCCGGATTCAGATACCCGTTCAGCCGCTCCTGTGTCGAGCCCTGGGTGGCAACCGCCAACCCCGTCGCATTCGGCCGCTGATAGCTGGCGCCAATCACGGAATTGTTGTTCGGCTGTGAGATCGATAGCGGGAACCCTGACTGCACGGTAATCACTGAATTCACAGACCATCCCCCAAGGGCGAGATCCAGAATCCGGTTGCTGTTCCGCAGATACGGCCGGCCCCGTCCCACCGGCAGGTCGTAGCTCACCGCCGCCGTAAACCGGTTCGGCACATCCTGCGTGGACAGGCTCCGCTCGGCCGACAGATCGTAGGCGTTCTGCGGGCCGGACACGGTCGCAATCTGGTTCGTGCCCGCCAGGCTGATGCCCGACAGATCATCCGTACTCCGCGACCACGTGTACGACGCCAGCAGGCTCAGGCCCTGCGACAACCGCCGCTCCGCCCGGAAATAATAGGAGTAGTAGCGCGACGTCCCCGTCCCGGAGCTGTTCAACGTCACCGACGTGAACTGCGGGAACGGCCTCAACAACTGATTGCGGCTGATATTCGCCGTACCCACCGTGCCCACTCCGCCATTGCCGAACAATGGATTCGCCACCGGGGCGGTAAGCGACGATCCCTGCGAAGAGTAAGGCGGGTCCAGTTGGTTGATGTTCTGGCCGTTCCGCAACAGCCCCAGCGAGCGCGAGCCCAGCACGCCCGCCGTGATCACGAATCCGGCCGGCGCCTGCCGCTGGACTTCCAGCGAGATCTGCTGCACATACCCTGCCGAGCGTGTCGCCGGATCGGTAATCGTGATCGCCTGGCCAATGCCCGACAGGCCGCCCAGCGCATTGCCGGTGGGCTGCAGCAGCCCGTCCGGATACGGATTCGAAAGCGAGGCCGCCGGAGTGAAATTGCCGTCCGTCGAGGCGTTGATATTCGTGGTCTGCGAATACCCGATCGTGTTCTGGAACGTAAAATAGGTCGGCGCCCAGAAGATCCCGTAACCGCCGCGCACCACGGTCTTGTCATTCGCCGAGTAAGCAAATCCCAGGCGAGGCCCCGGCTTGATGCCCTTCGGATCAAACGTCTGCGTCGGGTTGCCGCCCACGCCCGCATACTGCACGACACCCTTCAGCGCCAGCGCCGGCAGGCTCAGCGGACTCGCCGCTGTCCGATCGAACCCAACAATCAGGTGATCGTTCACATCCCGGATCCCCGATTCGTACTCGAACCGGAAGCCGAAGTTCAGCGTCAGCTTCGGCGAGAACCGGAAATCATCCTGAACGAAGCCGCCGTAGTAGCGGATGTAGTTGTTGAAGTTGGTAACCACGTTCATGCTGCCCGAAACCGGAGCCCCCAGCAGCAGCGTCGCCAGGCTGCTGCCCTGGCCCGTCGTGGAAACCCGCGGATTCGGGCGCGTGAATACATCCGAGAATCCGAAGCTCGACGGACCTGCGGTCGGCACGCCCGCATCGTTGATGCTGCGCCGCTCGAATCCCGCCTTCCAGCTATGCCGCCCCTGGAACTTCGAAACGCTCGCGTTGAAGCTGCGGGAATAGAACACGTCCTGCGAAGCTCCGCCGCCGCCGAAACTGCTCACGTCGGACATCGTGATGGCCGGAAAGGCCGGGTTGGGCGTGGCAGCTACCAGGGCAGGCGGCAGCCCCAGCGAAGCGAGGTTGAACCCCTGGCTCGCCTGCGTGCTCCGCGTGTAGAACCGGTTGAACCCCCAACGCAGCACCACCACAGTGGTCGGCGTCGGCGTCAGCGTGGCGTTGGCCTGCGTCGCGTCGATCTTGCGGTCGCAGCAATAAGTCTGGCTGGGCGAGCCCGCGTTCCCAAAGAGATTCGGCGCGTTGATCTCGAACGTCTTCTGGAAGATGTACGAGGCCGACGCCCGCAGCCACGGCGTGAACTGGTGATCGGCCTTGGACGCGAACTGGTCGCCTCGATTCGGATAGCTCCCTGTCAGGTTGAGATTCGGAGCACCATGGTAAGCCGTGGCCGAGTTCGGTAGCGGATAGTAAGAGACCAGGGCCTTTCCTACGGAGTTGATCCGATCCGCTGGAATCACGTTGCCCGCGAACGGCGTGCGCGTGCCCGCGGTAGTCGTCGTGGCCGGATCGTAGATCGTCTGCTGCGCGCCGCTGCGGCCCACCGTCTGGCTGAAATCGCCTTGCCGCTCCAGCGCCGTCGGTACGGACAACGCGAACGTCGCGGCGTCCTTCTGACGGTACGCCTCCGTGGCCGCAAAGAAAAAGGTCCGATTGCGGCCGTCGTACAGCTTCGGCACGTACACCGGGCCGCCCAACGAGCCGGCCCAATCCCGGAACGGCTGATCCGCAATCCTCTGCCCGGCCCGGTTCGCAAAGAAGTCGTTGGCCAGCCAGTCCGTCTGCCGGATGTGGCCCACGGCGCTGCCGTGCAATCCGTTCGTACCCGACTTCAGCAGTGTGTTGAATGCACCGCCGCCCGTCCGCCCCGCTTCCGCGTCGTAGGTGCTCGCCTGCAGTTTCAACTCCTGCACGGCCTCCGGCGAGGGCACAATCACCGCCCGGTTCGTCGAGTCGCTGATCGAGATTCCGTCAACCAGGTAGTTGTTCGTCCGCAACGGCCCGCCCGCAATCGAAATCTGCGCATTGGCGTTCTGGTCCTGCATGCGCGCAAATTTCGGATTCCCGGCAAACACCACCGTCTGCGCCAGCTTCGCCATGTAGAACGGATTGCGCCCCAGAATCGGCAGGTCCGTGATCTTCTGGCTGTCGATCACCTGCCCCGTGGAAGCATCCGCAGCCTGCAGCAGCGGAGTGCTCTCCGTCACGTTGATCTGTTCACTCACCTGGCCCAGTTCCAGCCGCAGATCCACCGTAATCGCGGTCTGCGTCGGCACCACCACGCCGCTGCGCTCCAGCCGCTTGAAGCCTGGAGCCTCGGTCACCAGCCGGTAGGTCGACGGATTCACTGAAGTGAAGACATACTCGCCCTGGTCGTTCGAAACCGTCTGGCGGCTCACCTGCGTCTGCTGGTCCGTCAGGCTGACCCGCGCATTGGCGACCGCCGAATTGTTCGGGTCCGTCACCTGGCCGCGAAGCGTCCCATGGAAAGTCTGCGCTCCCAGCGATGCAGCCAGCAGCAGTAGCGTAAGCGGGATTCTGGTCAACATAGTTCTCCTTCTCAACGGGGGTAAGGGGGAATGGAGGGCGTCTGTGGGGCGAGGCTCGAGGCCTCGCGAGAGCGAACGGTCGGCTGGCTGGCACTCCTCAAGGCCGCCCACCCGGTAATACAAAGGAAAATAGCGATAGGGACTCATGACGATCACCCTTCCTGATCTCGCAAAGACACACCTGTAGCCTCTGGCCCGGATTCCTCTTCCGGCTGGACACAGCGCACTTAAGTTGTTCTTGGGGTTTGGTTTGAACGGAAGATCAGGGTCAACAGCAACAGCCGCGGGAGGAGCGGACCGGCAATACAAGCTCGTCAGTTCTTCGATCAGTAGACATTATAGATCTACAATAGGGGATACAAACGAAAGCGTCAAGATAAAACGACCAAATCTGTCTACTATAATTGGAGGCAGGCTGCTGATGCCCAATGTCCCGGACTCAGCCGCCCGGCCCCAGCCGTACTCTGCTACGACAGCTCACTCATGAACTTCAAAACGATCGCGATTCACGCCGGGCACGACCCGAAGAACCATCTGGGCGCGGCCATGCCCCCCATCTACCAGACCTCTACCTTCGGTTTTCGCGATGTCGGTCAGCCCGGCCCCTACGACTATTCCCGCAGCGGCAACCCCACCCGGGCCGCCCTTGAGGAATGCCTCGCCGCGCTCGAAGGCGGCCGCCGCGGCTTCGCTTTCGCCACCGGCATGGCCGCCGAGACCACCGCCCTCATGCTCTTCTCGTCCGGCGACCGCATCCTCGTCCAGAACGATCTCTATGGCGGCACCTACCGCCTCTTTGAAACCGTCTTCCGCAAACAGGGCATCACCGCCGAGTACGTCGACCTGCGCGACCTCGACGCCCTCCGCGCGGCGCTCGCCACGCCGGCCGCCGCCATCTGGATCGAGACCCCCACCAATCCGCTGATGAACCTGACCGACCTTGCCGCCGTGGCCGGTCTGGCCCGCGCGCACGGCGCCATCACCATCTGCGACAACACCTTCCTCTCGCCCTACTTCCAACGCCCCCTCGATCTCGGCATCGACGTGGTCATGCACTCCACCACGAAGTACCTGAACGGGCACTCCGACGTAGTCGGCGGAGCCTTGATCGCGAAGCGGGAAGACCTCTGCGACCGCATCGGCGTCCTCCAGAACGCACTGGGCACCTGCGCCGGACCGCAGGACTGCTACCTGGTATTGCGCGGCATCAAGACCCTGGGTGTTCGCATGGAAGAGCACAACCGCAATGCCCTGGCCATCGCTCATTGGCTGCAGGCGCATCCCGCGGTATCGGAGGTCCTGCATCCCGGTCTGGAATCGCACCCCCAGCACAGCCTGGCCCTCAAGCAGATGACCGGCTTCGGAGGCACTTTCTCGTTCCGCGTGAAGGGCGGGGAAGCGCAGCTCTACAAGCTGTTGCGGGGGGTAAAGGTGTTCCTGTTGGCGGAATCGCTAGGCGGAGTCGAGTCCCTCATCGATCACCCGGCCACCATGACCCACGCCAGTATCCCCCCGGAAGTGCGCCAGCGCATGGGCATCGGCGACGACCTCATCCGCCTCTCGGTAGGCCTCGAGCATGTGGACGACCTCATAGCGGACCTAGACGCTGCCTTGGCTCAATAGCAGCGACCGGAAAAACCAAGGGCGCCCGCCAGACCCGTTTGGTCCAGGGGGCGCCCTTTCATGACACCGTTATGTAAGACCCGCCTACACCGTAGCCTCCAACTCGCCAGCCGGCGCCCGGCCAGTCCCCCGCGCCAGCACGGCATCCAGCGAATACCGTCCCGCCGCGGCCAGCCCGATCGCAATCGCAGCCAACAGATACAACGAGGCCAACTCGGCCGACTGCCCGGCACTAAGATGCCGGTAAATCGCCACCAGCATCGTGAACCCCACAAACCCCGCGCTCACGCGGGTCAGCAGGCCCACCGCCACCAGCAGCGATCCAATCGATTCGGCCAAGGCGGCAGCCACCGCGAATACCCCCGGCAGGGGGAACCCCAGTCCGGCCACACCCGCCACGAACCCCCATTCCTGACCTTGGAAAACATACCCCGACGCGGCGGCCAGTTTGCTCCAGCCGTGCAACCAGAACAAGCTGAACCCGGCCCCCAGGCGCAGGGCCAGCAGCCCCGCATCCAGAAGCCGGTCGCTTCGATACGACGAAAAGGAGATCAGGCCCATGGGCGTCACCGCGACGAACGGATCGTGTTCTCGGACAGCAGGCGTTCCACCGTGGCGGTGAACTCAGCCTTCAGCCTGGTATGCTCTTCGCCCGTGGCTTTACTGGCGAAGCCGGCATGCGCGCCGCGCACCAGCCCGTCCCGCCCAATGAAGAATGTAGCCGGCCAGGTGTTCAAGTTCACCGCCTGGGGCAGCTTGTCTTTCAAATCGGACGGCTCGCCGCCCACCAGCACCGTGTACTCAATCCCGTAGTTCTTGATGAATGCCCGCAAGCGCGTCGGATCCTTCAACTGCTCCGCCTCTTCAAACGACAAGGCGACAATCTCCAGCCCCTGCTTCCGGTACTTACGGTAGAGCTCGGCCAGGTACGGAGCCTCATCGTGGCAGTTCGGGCACCAGCTGCCCGTGATGTTCAGCAGCACCACCTTGCCCCGGAACCGCGCATCCGCATCGGTCACCGTGGCGCCGTTCAGATCCGCCGCGCTGAAGTGGATCGGCTGGCTCGGATCCTTCACGGAAGTCCAACGCGAGGGATCCGCCGGCTCCGGCAGTCCTTTGACGCGCGCTTCCGCGCTCTTCACCGCGGTGTAGCGCGTCTTGCCATTCTGCAGGATCCCCAGCGTCCCGTCCCCATTCACCGTGACTTCCAGCAGCCCGGGCCGTGCCCCCGAGAAGTGGCTCAGCAGGAACTTCCCATCCCGGTACGTGCCCGTGAGTGTCCCCGTATCGCCATCCACCCGCAGGATCGTCGCCGATACTTCCGGCCCGGATTGCCGCGCAAAGAACCGCCACGCCGCCTCGCCCTTCGGGCTCTTCACCGCGATCTCCCACTGGCCCGCGATGGACGGAACCTTCTCCTCCGTCACCGCCACCGGCGCATAAGGCTTGGCCTGAAACACATAAGGCGGGCGCCCCGTGCGGCCATAAGTGCCCGTCAGTTGACCGTTCTCCAGCTTTGCTTCGAGCTTCGTCGCGTAGTGGTCGAACTGCAGCGACAGCACATTGTTCTCCAAGGTGCCGCCCGTCGAACGCACCCGTTCGTCCCCATTGAAGAACGCGCCCGACACCTTCCCGTTCTTGCTCGTGATCTCAAAGCGGAACGGGATCGGTAACTCGTTGACGACAACCGTCGCGTCCCAAAGGACGGGAACAGCCGGTGTGGCCGCGTACGACGCGCTGGCCAACAGGAGCGAGGCGATGGTGGCGCCGCGCAGGATAGAGCTGGATGTTCTCATGTCTCGGATACCTTTCTCACTCGTATTGCTTCTCGCCAGCCGGCTCTGCGCGGAGCCTTCCGTCTCGCTCAACTACATCGGACAAGGTCACCACGCCAGCTTCAGGCCGAGTTGCAGGTTCCTCGGCGTCGCGGCGCTCGTGATCGTGCCGAAATTCGCGGCCCCCAGCGTGTTGCCCGGAGTGCCGAATCGCGGCGTGTTGGTGAACTGGAACGCCTCGAAGCGGAACTGCAGCCGCAGCGCTTCCTGCAGTTGCCACGACTTCGCCGCCGAGAAGTCCCAGCCGAACTGGCTCCGCTGCCGCAGGATGTTGCGGCCCGCATTGCCGATGGTGAATGCGGCATTCCTGGCCAGGGCGGCCGTGTTGAAGTCCTGCTGCACCGTGCGCGTGGTCGAGAACAGCTCCCCCACCACATTCGGCCGGTTCACGATGTTGATGCTGCCCGTGTTGGCCGGATTGCCCGAAACCACAACGCTATACGGCAGGCCGCTGGAGGCCGTGACAATGCTGCCCAGGCTCCATCCGCCCACCACGGCGTCTACCACCGGATGCACCGACTTGCCGAAGGCGCGGCCGCGGCCAAACGGCAGGTCATACAGCGTGCTGGTCACGAAACGGTGCGGCACGTCCTGGTTGTCGATCGCTTTCTCCAGGCTCATGTAGCGCGGATCCTGATACCCGCAACCCGACGCGTTGCCCTGTGCCGAGCCGCCGCACGTATCGCCGATCGCCTTCGAGAACGTGTAGGAACCCAGCAGCGTGAAGCCGCCCGAGAACCGCTTCTCGATCTTCGTCAGCAGCGCGTGATAGTTCGAGTTGCCGTCATAGCGGTGGCTATACACCTCGGCCAGCGGCGAGGTCGTGATGCCGGTGCCCGGAATCTCCAGCGATTTGTAGATGCGCTTCGAATTCAGTGCCCCCGCGCCCGGCAGCGAGAAGTTGCCCTCATACTGCCGCACCAGGTGCAGCCCGCGCGAACCCGAGTAGCCCACTTCGGCAAACCAGTCCTTCGGCAGTTGCCGCTGGATATTGAAGTTCCACTGGTGCGCGCTCGACAGCTTCGGATCGCGCTCAAACGAGCTGAACTGCAGCCCCGTGGCTTTCGTGAAATCAGTGGAGCCGGAGGGCGGCCCGCCCGCCAGAACCACGGCCGGGCTCGTCGTGCTGCCCGCCAGGCTCACGCCGTAAGCAAAAGGCGGATTCCCGATCAGGAACTCGTTATCCCCGAACGGCTCCATGTAGGTGTAGTACAGTCCGTATCCGGCACGAATGACCGTGGCGTCGTTCGCCTTGTACGCAAAGCCCACGCGCGGCATGAAGTTGTTCTTGTCCGTCGTGACCAGCGCCCGGTCGTAGCGCGAACCGTTCGCCGCGTAGACCAGCTTGGCCTGCCCCGGAACCGTGTCGATGTCAAAGATCCCCATCTTGTTGTACTTCTCCACCCACGGCGGCGAGACCTCATACCGCAAGCCCAGGTTCACCGTCAGCCGGTTGGTGATCTTCCAGTCGTCCTGCGCATAGAGGCTCAGGTTGTACGTCCGCAACTGAACGTTTACCGGAGTATTCCAGCTCCACGAGTTCGAGTAGCCCAGCAGGAAATCGGCTGCGCCGTCCCCCGTATACTGCGAGTTGA encodes the following:
- a CDS encoding TlpA disulfide reductase family protein, with the protein product MRTSSSILRGATIASLLLASASYAATPAVPVLWDATVVVNELPIPFRFEITSKNGKVSGAFFNGDERVRSTGGTLENNVLSLQFDHYATKLEAKLENGQLTGTYGRTGRPPYVFQAKPYAPVAVTEEKVPSIAGQWEIAVKSPKGEAAWRFFARQSGPEVSATILRVDGDTGTLTGTYRDGKFLLSHFSGARPGLLEVTVNGDGTLGILQNGKTRYTAVKSAEARVKGLPEPADPSRWTSVKDPSQPIHFSAADLNGATVTDADARFRGKVVLLNITGSWCPNCHDEAPYLAELYRKYRKQGLEIVALSFEEAEQLKDPTRLRAFIKNYGIEYTVLVGGEPSDLKDKLPQAVNLNTWPATFFIGRDGLVRGAHAGFASKATGEEHTRLKAEFTATVERLLSENTIRSSR
- a CDS encoding carboxypeptidase-like regulatory domain-containing protein, with the translated sequence MLTRIPLTLLLLAASLGAQTFHGTLRGQVTDPNNSAVANARVSLTDQQTQVSRQTVSNDQGEYVFTSVNPSTYRLVTEAPGFKRLERSGVVVPTQTAITVDLRLELGQVSEQINVTESTPLLQAADASTGQVIDSQKITDLPILGRNPFYMAKLAQTVVFAGNPKFARMQDQNANAQISIAGGPLRTNNYLVDGISISDSTNRAVIVPSPEAVQELKLQASTYDAEAGRTGGGAFNTLLKSGTNGLHGSAVGHIRQTDWLANDFFANRAGQRIADQPFRDWAGSLGGPVYVPKLYDGRNRTFFFAATEAYRQKDAATFALSVPTALERQGDFSQTVGRSGAQQTIYDPATTTTAGTRTPFAGNVIPADRINSVGKALVSYYPLPNSATAYHGAPNLNLTGSYPNRGDQFASKADHQFTPWLRASASYIFQKTFEINAPNLFGNAGSPSQTYCCDRKIDATQANATLTPTPTTVVVLRWGFNRFYTRSTQASQGFNLASLGLPPALVAATPNPAFPAITMSDVSSFGGGGASQDVFYSRSFNASVSKFQGRHSWKAGFERRSINDAGVPTAGPSSFGFSDVFTRPNPRVSTTGQGSSLATLLLGAPVSGSMNVVTNFNNYIRYYGGFVQDDFRFSPKLTLNFGFRFEYESGIRDVNDHLIVGFDRTAASPLSLPALALKGVVQYAGVGGNPTQTFDPKGIKPGPRLGFAYSANDKTVVRGGYGIFWAPTYFTFQNTIGYSQTTNINASTDGNFTPAASLSNPYPDGLLQPTGNALGGLSGIGQAITITDPATRSAGYVQQISLEVQRQAPAGFVITAGVLGSRSLGLLRNGQNINQLDPPYSSQGSSLTAPVANPLFGNGGVGTVGTANISRNQLLRPFPQFTSVTLNSSGTGTSRYYSYYFRAERRLSQGLSLLASYTWSRSTDDLSGISLAGTNQIATVSGPQNAYDLSAERSLSTQDVPNRFTAAVSYDLPVGRGRPYLRNSNRILDLALGGWSVNSVITVQSGFPLSISQPNNNSVIGASYQRPNATGLAVATQGSTQERLNGYLNPAAFSQSAQFSFGNISRFLNVRGPATRNLDLSIFKTFSIRERVKAQFRAEALNATNTPIFGNPNTTYTSAQFGLITTQVNNPRLVQLGVRATF
- a CDS encoding DoxX family protein, whose protein sequence is MGLISFSSYRSDRLLDAGLLALRLGAGFSLFWLHGWSKLAAASGYVFQGQEWGFVAGVAGLGFPLPGVFAVAAALAESIGSLLVAVGLLTRVSAGFVGFTMLVAIYRHLSAGQSAELASLYLLAAIAIGLAAAGRYSLDAVLARGTGRAPAGELEATV
- a CDS encoding trans-sulfuration enzyme family protein — its product is MNFKTIAIHAGHDPKNHLGAAMPPIYQTSTFGFRDVGQPGPYDYSRSGNPTRAALEECLAALEGGRRGFAFATGMAAETTALMLFSSGDRILVQNDLYGGTYRLFETVFRKQGITAEYVDLRDLDALRAALATPAAAIWIETPTNPLMNLTDLAAVAGLARAHGAITICDNTFLSPYFQRPLDLGIDVVMHSTTKYLNGHSDVVGGALIAKREDLCDRIGVLQNALGTCAGPQDCYLVLRGIKTLGVRMEEHNRNALAIAHWLQAHPAVSEVLHPGLESHPQHSLALKQMTGFGGTFSFRVKGGEAQLYKLLRGVKVFLLAESLGGVESLIDHPATMTHASIPPEVRQRMGIGDDLIRLSVGLEHVDDLIADLDAALAQ